Proteins co-encoded in one Heptranchias perlo isolate sHepPer1 chromosome 9, sHepPer1.hap1, whole genome shotgun sequence genomic window:
- the LOC137325577 gene encoding uncharacterized protein KIAA0040 homolog, which produces MLEHVYSFVESMWDLIMMKHSEGVYNSVCLAILLILPLLLLVIIMCLCCQGCCCSHGSSCKCCRRQQEATRKNKFNDLWIPSQPQPIMMESLSVPV; this is translated from the coding sequence ATGCTGGAACATGTGTACTCGTTCGTTGAGTCGATGTGGGACTTGATTATGATGAAGCACTCCGAGGGGGTGTATAACTCCGTCTGCTTGGCCATCCTGCTGATTCTGCCCCTGTTGCTGCTGGTTATCATTATGTGCCTCTGCTGCCAGGGCTGTTGCTGTAGCCATGGTTCCTCCTGCAAGTGCTGCCGTCGAcaacaggaggcaacaaggaaGAATAAATTTAATGACCTTTGGATTCCCAGCCAGCCACAGCCCATCATGATGGAGAGTCTCTCTGTGCCAGTGTAG